From Cannabis sativa cultivar Pink pepper isolate KNU-18-1 chromosome 8, ASM2916894v1, whole genome shotgun sequence, a single genomic window includes:
- the LOC115701063 gene encoding protein trichome birefringence-like 39, whose protein sequence is MGFPLKPLLLFLTLFLFSHQTIAEDFIAFNNASSSSSTTNTTSSVARILAGKCNWYRGSWVYDKSYPLYDASTCPFVDPEFNCQKYGRPDKSYLKYRWQPFSCVLPRFNGLYFLEKWRGKKIMFVGDSLSQNQWESLTCMIHAWVPNSRTTVIRTQGLSSVTFEEYGVKILLYRTPFLVDLGSERVGRVLKLDSIKNGNGWRGMDMLIFNTWHWWTHTGRTQPWDYIQDGNKLYKDMNRLVAFYKGLTTWARWVNFNVDPYKTKVFFQGISPTHYEGRDWNQPSKSCSGEKLPYFGVRYPGGIPSASVVVNKVMSRLKKPVFYLDVTTLSQYRKDGHPSGYSGDHSGQDCSHWCLPGLPDTWNELMYAALFS, encoded by the exons ATGGGTTTCCCATTGAAACCTCTGCTTCTCTTTCTGACTCTGTTTTTGTTCTCTCACCAAACCATAGCAGAGGATTTCATTGCTTTCAATaatgcttcttcttcttcttctactacTAATACTACTAGCTCAGTAGCCAGAATACTGGCTGGAAAATGCAACTGGTACCGTGGTTCCTGGGTATACGACAAGTCGTATCCTCTCTACGACGCTTCAACATGTCCTTTTGTAGATCCAGAGTTCAACTGCCAAAAGTACGGCCGACCCGATAAGTCTTACCTCAAATACAGATGGCAACCTTTCTCTTGCGTCTTGCCCAG gTTTAATGGGTTGTATTTCTTGGAAAAATGGAGAGGGAAAAAGATTATGTTTGTGGGTGATTCATTGAGTCAGAACCAGTGGGAATCATTAACTTGTATGATTCATGCATGGGTACCAAATTCCAGAACCACAGTGATCAGAACTCAAGGACTCTCATCAGTCacatttgag GAGTACGGAGTGAAGATACTGCTGTATCGCACGCCATTCCTTGTAGATCTTGGGAGCGAGAGAGTGGGACGGGTGTTGAAGCTTGATTCGATCAAGAATGGGAATGGATGGAGGGGCATGGACATGTTGATCTTCAACACCTGGCACTGGTGGACCCACACAGGAAGAACTCAACC ATGGGATTACATCCAAGACGGGAACAAATTGTACAAAGACATGAACCGTCTAGTTGCGTTTTACAAAGGACTAACTACTTGGGCTAGATGGGTCAACTTCAACGTTGATCCTTACAAAACCAAAGTCTTCTTTCAAGGGATCTCTCCAACACATTACGA GGGGAGGGATTGGAACCAACCATCAAAATCATGTTCAGGAGAGAAACTTCCTTACTTTGGAGTAAGATATCCAGGTGGAATACCATCGGCATCGGTGGTGGTGAACAAAGTGATGAGTAGGTTGAAGAAGCCGGTGTTCTATCTAGACGTGACAACTCTGTCACAGTACCGTAAAGACGGGCATCCCTCCGGGTATAGCGGCGACCACAGTGGCCAAGATTGTAGCCACTGGTGCCTTCCCGGATTGCCAGACACTTGGAATGAGCTCATGTACGCTGCTCTTTTCAGTTGA